In one window of Bdellovibrio bacteriovorus DNA:
- the dut gene encoding dUTP diphosphatase, translating into MQKLTVKVKKLENFHGELPQYQSLGASGFDVRAQLAGPVILNPGERALIPTGLSFEIPLGYEIQARPRSGWAAKSGLTVLNTPGTIDADYRGEVKIIVINLGNEAVTISDQERCAQLVIAPVLQAQFQVVDELGTTERGAGGFGSTGRA; encoded by the coding sequence ATGCAAAAGCTCACAGTCAAAGTAAAGAAACTTGAAAACTTCCACGGTGAACTTCCGCAATATCAATCTTTGGGTGCTAGCGGCTTCGACGTTCGCGCGCAGCTTGCGGGTCCGGTGATTTTAAATCCGGGCGAAAGAGCTTTGATTCCAACAGGTTTGTCTTTTGAAATTCCACTAGGTTATGAAATCCAAGCTCGTCCCCGCAGTGGATGGGCCGCAAAAAGTGGTTTGACGGTTTTGAATACACCGGGAACCATCGATGCTGATTATCGTGGTGAGGTGAAAATCATCGTGATTAATTTGGGTAATGAAGCTGTGACAATCAGTGATCAAGAGCGCTGTGCTCAATTGGTGATTGCTCCGGTTCTTCAGGCGCAATTCCAAGTTGTCGATGAATTGGGAACTACCGAGCGTGGTGCA
- a CDS encoding M16 family metallopeptidase yields the protein MTNTKFKKSELSNGIRVVSELHPGSRAVSISIWVLTGTRDESPENAGISHLLEHLVFKGTKTRSAYQIAKSLEALGGDLNAYTTREYTCYHALVLKDHWEKALDVLADLVSNMHLNKKEFDLEKGVILQEIAMSEDSHEEIIYDVFYEQVYGKNPLARPILGTPKSIATMKQNQVMDYYKKNYTGKNIIVSAAGCLDHDELMAGIEKRLGKKKQSVLKNSRKFPRWLKRRHVVEKQAEQVHMLMGFPTASFKDKRRFEAVIANTLLGGGMTSKLYQSVREKRGLVYTIHSSLNTHIDSGMLTIYAGTETKNVKKVGDLISKELQKIRKQGVSKADVEMFKTQVIGSILLSSDDIENRMTSLAVNEIVFGSFRSVESVIEEIKAVTVDSVNEYIREELDLNAASGVLLGPGVTELKTWFEELTL from the coding sequence ATGACAAATACTAAGTTCAAAAAATCTGAACTTTCTAACGGGATCCGAGTGGTGAGCGAACTTCATCCAGGGTCCCGTGCCGTTTCTATCAGTATCTGGGTTTTGACCGGCACTCGAGATGAGTCGCCAGAGAATGCGGGCATCTCGCATCTTCTTGAACACTTGGTGTTTAAGGGGACTAAAACTCGGTCTGCCTATCAAATCGCAAAATCTTTAGAAGCCTTGGGTGGGGATTTAAATGCCTACACCACGCGTGAATATACGTGTTACCACGCTTTGGTTTTAAAAGATCACTGGGAAAAGGCCTTGGATGTTTTGGCGGATCTAGTATCCAACATGCATTTGAACAAGAAAGAATTCGACCTTGAAAAGGGTGTGATCTTGCAAGAGATCGCAATGTCCGAAGATAGCCACGAAGAAATTATTTATGATGTCTTCTATGAGCAGGTGTACGGAAAAAATCCGCTCGCTCGTCCTATCTTGGGAACTCCAAAGTCTATCGCCACGATGAAACAGAATCAGGTGATGGATTATTACAAGAAAAACTACACTGGAAAAAACATCATCGTCAGTGCGGCCGGTTGCTTGGACCATGACGAATTGATGGCTGGTATTGAAAAGCGTTTGGGAAAGAAAAAGCAGTCGGTGCTTAAAAACTCTCGTAAGTTCCCTCGCTGGTTAAAACGTCGTCACGTCGTTGAAAAGCAAGCCGAACAAGTGCACATGCTGATGGGCTTTCCGACAGCAAGCTTCAAGGATAAACGTCGTTTCGAAGCCGTGATCGCGAACACCCTTTTGGGTGGGGGCATGACCTCCAAACTTTATCAAAGTGTTCGTGAAAAAAGAGGCCTGGTTTACACAATTCATTCGAGCCTCAACACCCACATTGATTCCGGGATGCTAACTATTTATGCGGGAACGGAAACTAAGAATGTCAAAAAAGTGGGCGATCTTATTTCTAAAGAACTGCAGAAGATTCGTAAGCAAGGTGTCTCTAAGGCCGATGTGGAGATGTTTAAGACTCAAGTTATTGGCAGCATTTTATTAAGTTCTGATGATATCGAAAATCGTATGACGTCTTTAGCGGTCAACGAGATCGTTTTTGGCAGCTTCCGTTCTGTGGAATCCGTGATAGAGGAAATCAAAGCGGTGACGGTCGACTCGGTGAATGAATATATTCGCGAAGAGCTTGATTTAAACGCCGCATCCGGGGTTTTATTAGGGCCGGGCGTGACCGAGTTGAAAACTTGGTTTGAAGAACTGACTCTGTAA
- the pnp gene encoding polyribonucleotide nucleotidyltransferase has protein sequence MKTTVTTSVGGKQITIETGRLAKQADGSVLVSCGNNMVLVTAVSSKKASELDFFPLTVEYIEKFYATGKIPGGYFKREGKPTTDAVLIARLIDRPIRPVFPEGYRNETQVVATVLSADGAFPLEILSSLGASAALHLSDIPFNGPTAAIQVGRVDGQFVANPTPQQMEKSDMDIIVAGTRNGLLMVEGETKFISEADVLAALKFGHQSMMPLLNAQDELREKFGSATKRSFTPATIDADFKGQVESFLKPKIAAALGIKIKQDRYAAAAAAQAEAEAMFLASITDKDLAKQRKKEIGAIVEELKYNEARSMILDRKVRIDGRDVKTVRSIANEVGLLPRAHGSGLFTRGETQCLGTVTLGTGDDEQMVDALLGTQKRKFMLHYNFPPYSVGEVGRFGGQGRREIGHGNLAERALKAVLPDHEKFPYTIRIVSEVLESNGSSSMGSVCAGTLAMLDAGVPIKGNVAGVAMGLIKEGDRVAVLTDILGDEDHLGDMDFKVAGTPTGITALQMDIKIDSVSFDVMEQALAQAKEGRSHILNEMEKVIKVARGQISEFAPRIETIKIKPDKIREVIGSGGKVIRGITEATGVKIEIEDDGTIHIASADPEATKKAIAMINDIVAEAEVGKTYKGRVVKIAEFGAFVEILPNTQGLLHISEIANERVRAVTDVLKEGEMIDVKVLEVDRAGRIKLSRKALLQ, from the coding sequence ATGAAAACGACTGTAACTACATCGGTGGGCGGAAAACAAATCACCATCGAAACAGGCCGTTTGGCAAAACAAGCAGATGGATCTGTTCTAGTCTCTTGCGGTAACAACATGGTTCTTGTTACGGCAGTATCTAGCAAAAAAGCCTCTGAACTAGATTTCTTCCCACTGACTGTGGAATATATCGAAAAATTCTACGCTACCGGTAAAATCCCAGGTGGCTACTTCAAGCGCGAAGGTAAACCTACGACAGACGCTGTTCTGATCGCGCGTTTGATCGACCGTCCGATCCGCCCTGTGTTCCCAGAAGGATACAGAAACGAAACTCAAGTTGTGGCGACGGTTCTTTCTGCAGACGGTGCATTCCCTCTTGAGATTCTTTCAAGCTTGGGTGCTTCTGCAGCTCTTCATCTTTCTGACATTCCATTCAACGGTCCAACAGCAGCGATTCAAGTAGGTCGCGTTGATGGTCAATTCGTTGCGAATCCAACTCCTCAACAAATGGAAAAATCCGACATGGATATCATCGTTGCGGGAACTCGCAATGGTTTGTTGATGGTTGAAGGTGAAACAAAATTCATCTCTGAAGCAGACGTTTTGGCGGCTTTGAAATTCGGTCACCAATCCATGATGCCACTTTTGAATGCGCAAGACGAATTGCGTGAAAAGTTTGGTTCGGCGACAAAACGTTCTTTCACTCCAGCGACTATCGACGCTGATTTCAAAGGACAAGTAGAGTCTTTCTTGAAACCAAAAATCGCTGCGGCTCTTGGTATCAAAATTAAGCAAGACCGTTATGCAGCGGCAGCGGCTGCTCAAGCTGAAGCAGAGGCGATGTTCCTTGCTTCTATCACTGACAAAGATCTTGCTAAACAACGCAAGAAAGAAATCGGCGCAATCGTTGAAGAGCTTAAATACAATGAAGCTCGTTCGATGATCCTGGACCGCAAAGTTCGTATCGATGGTCGTGACGTGAAAACGGTTCGTTCTATCGCGAATGAAGTGGGTCTTCTTCCTCGTGCGCACGGTTCTGGTTTGTTCACTCGTGGTGAAACTCAATGTTTGGGCACAGTGACTTTGGGAACAGGTGATGATGAGCAAATGGTTGACGCGCTTTTGGGAACTCAAAAACGCAAATTCATGCTTCACTACAACTTCCCTCCATACTCAGTCGGTGAAGTGGGTCGTTTCGGTGGTCAAGGTCGTCGTGAAATCGGTCACGGTAACTTGGCAGAGCGCGCTTTGAAAGCCGTTCTTCCTGATCACGAAAAATTCCCATACACAATCCGTATCGTTTCTGAAGTTCTAGAGTCTAACGGTTCCTCTTCAATGGGTTCTGTTTGTGCGGGAACTTTGGCGATGCTTGATGCCGGTGTACCTATCAAAGGGAACGTTGCCGGTGTAGCAATGGGTCTAATTAAAGAAGGCGATCGCGTAGCCGTTCTTACAGACATCTTGGGTGATGAAGATCACTTGGGTGACATGGACTTCAAAGTAGCTGGTACTCCAACAGGTATCACAGCTCTTCAAATGGATATCAAAATCGACTCTGTTTCTTTCGACGTGATGGAACAGGCTTTGGCTCAAGCTAAAGAAGGTCGCTCTCACATCTTGAATGAGATGGAAAAAGTGATCAAAGTAGCTCGTGGTCAAATCTCTGAATTTGCTCCTCGTATCGAAACAATCAAAATCAAACCAGATAAGATCCGTGAAGTGATCGGTTCTGGTGGTAAAGTGATCCGTGGTATCACGGAAGCGACGGGCGTTAAGATTGAAATCGAAGACGACGGTACAATCCACATTGCCTCTGCAGATCCTGAAGCAACTAAAAAGGCGATCGCTATGATCAACGACATCGTTGCTGAAGCTGAAGTTGGTAAGACTTATAAAGGTCGCGTTGTGAAGATTGCTGAATTCGGTGCTTTTGTTGAAATCTTGCCGAACACTCAAGGTCTATTGCACATCTCTGAAATCGCTAACGAACGTGTACGCGCAGTGACTGACGTACTTAAAGAAGGCGAAATGATTGATGTTAAAGTTCTTGAAGTGGACCGTGCAGGCCGTATCAAGCTTTCTCGTAAGGCTCTTCTTCAATAG
- the rpsO gene encoding 30S ribosomal protein S15 has product MAVTKDTKNQIVKKFQTKDLDTGSPEVQVALLTAKINDLTVHFSTHKKDHHGRRGLVTLVNKRRKLLDYLHRKDVKRYQDLIKALDIRK; this is encoded by the coding sequence ATGGCAGTCACTAAAGATACAAAAAACCAAATCGTTAAGAAATTCCAAACGAAAGATCTAGATACTGGATCTCCAGAAGTGCAAGTGGCGCTTTTGACAGCAAAAATCAACGATTTGACTGTGCACTTCAGCACTCACAAAAAAGATCACCACGGCCGTCGCGGTCTTGTGACTTTGGTTAACAAAAGAAGAAAACTTTTGGACTACCTACATCGTAAAGATGTGAAACGCTACCAAGACCTTATCAAGGCTCTTGATATCCGTAAGTAA
- the truB gene encoding tRNA pseudouridine(55) synthase TruB, translating into MTNNPTIFNGLLLVDKPSGISSHDVVARLRRILKTKAVGHSGTLDPMASGLMVCLVNEGTKLSQYILEGDKGYRVRAQLGVRTDTLDTTGEVLEKVSVEFPKERILAEAFKLQGEMELEVPIYSAIKVQGKKLYEYARQGQEEQVVIPKKMMNFWDVEAVEIGPDWAEFDIKCSKGSYIRTWVDLLGKALGCGAAMSSLRRTWSAPYHLPQAQTLEQIEQAYTGAPPWGTAFVGMDHALPQIKRIRIKGQDKVLLGNGQISHDLRSQLITAFRPSEDQYVQVLAQDTGHLLALVGLEEGRGFVLKRVFKY; encoded by the coding sequence ATGACGAATAATCCAACAATTTTTAATGGTCTCTTGTTGGTTGATAAACCTTCAGGGATTTCCAGCCATGATGTCGTGGCAAGGCTTCGACGTATTCTAAAAACAAAGGCCGTAGGTCATTCAGGAACTTTGGATCCGATGGCGTCAGGCTTGATGGTGTGCCTTGTGAATGAAGGTACAAAGCTCAGCCAATATATTCTTGAAGGCGATAAGGGTTACCGCGTGCGTGCTCAACTGGGTGTGCGCACAGACACTTTGGATACGACGGGTGAGGTTTTAGAAAAAGTCTCTGTCGAGTTTCCTAAAGAACGTATTTTAGCCGAAGCCTTTAAGCTTCAGGGAGAGATGGAACTTGAAGTTCCGATTTACTCTGCGATTAAAGTTCAGGGTAAAAAACTTTATGAATACGCTCGCCAAGGTCAGGAAGAACAAGTCGTCATCCCCAAAAAAATGATGAACTTCTGGGATGTGGAAGCGGTTGAAATCGGTCCCGATTGGGCCGAGTTTGATATTAAATGCAGCAAAGGCAGTTACATCCGCACCTGGGTCGACCTTTTAGGAAAGGCTTTGGGATGCGGAGCCGCGATGAGTTCTTTGCGCAGAACGTGGTCGGCACCTTATCATTTGCCTCAGGCACAAACCCTGGAACAGATCGAACAGGCTTATACGGGAGCCCCTCCTTGGGGGACGGCTTTTGTGGGGATGGATCATGCCTTGCCTCAGATCAAACGTATTCGTATTAAAGGGCAGGACAAAGTCCTTTTGGGGAACGGACAGATCAGCCATGACTTGCGCTCCCAACTGATCACGGCCTTTCGGCCTTCCGAGGACCAATATGTCCAAGTTTTAGCTCAAGACACCGGGCATTTATTGGCGCTGGTGGGGCTTGAAGAGGGACGCGGTTTTGTCCTTAAAAGGGTCTTTAAATATTAG
- the rbfA gene encoding 30S ribosome-binding factor RbfA has protein sequence MKNMGDGRRVARVEREIQATIAQFLLRGFKSPLPGLVTVASVKMPADLRAAKVYISVLGSDAQKTEALELLQERAFEIQNFIGKELKMRYCPKLTFYADHATDQVLKVEKILHELELERKAKGETSDDESDDE, from the coding sequence ATGAAGAACATGGGTGATGGGCGCCGAGTCGCTCGCGTAGAACGAGAAATTCAAGCTACTATCGCTCAGTTTTTGCTTCGCGGTTTTAAATCACCGTTACCAGGTTTGGTGACGGTGGCTTCCGTAAAGATGCCAGCCGACCTTCGCGCAGCCAAAGTTTATATCAGTGTATTAGGTTCCGACGCTCAGAAAACTGAGGCGTTGGAGCTTCTTCAAGAAAGAGCTTTTGAGATTCAAAACTTTATCGGTAAAGAACTCAAAATGCGCTATTGCCCGAAGCTGACTTTCTATGCGGATCACGCAACGGATCAGGTTTTGAAGGTGGAAAAAATCCTTCATGAACTTGAGTTAGAGAGAAAAGCTAAAGGCGAAACTTCCGACGACGAATCTGATGACGAATAA
- the infB gene encoding translation initiation factor IF-2, translated as MSNPKVFEFAKEIGMTPLALMDKIREWNLPVKSHMAELDPTVLEQIKIKLSGGDKPAEEAKPKKAATRKAAPKKAVAASEGEAPAAAAPAKTPVIRRKKEDEAPKAKVVAKAEEAETEESAAPAKTTRVVVKKTAAKAEAEEAPVAEEAAPAPAPVVEKPAPAAKVVVKEEAPTPEVKAKPEPVVAKETPAAPPAPEPAAPAPAARKKEVVVGTSGVSSSSTPATTVKRNIIGRMDLSRVQPQTPQRQQGDRPQGGYQPRGAGGGDRPQGGGGYQPRPGGFNRPSGGAPTRNIRTGFVAANQTPEPMPDVNDFKKNDFDRRKKVGPGTGAGSATTREKEKEKEEEVAVFNAVEFRKREMVFQPKKKKGMLDREAQKTQITTPSAHKRVVKVNNTMKLSDLAMEMGLKAPQLVKVLMQNGVMANMNTDLDFDTIALIVPEFGWEAQNVFKTADAVAEETAFGDLSAEAVIRPPVVTVMGHVDHGKTSLLDAIRNADVAAGEAGGITQHIGAYSVKIDDGSLITFLDTPGHEAFTAMRARGANATDIAIIVVAADDGMMPQTQEAINHAKAAGVPMIVAVNKMDKPGANPDRIKQQLTELEIVPEEWGGNTIFCEVSALKKTGIKELLEQVKLLAEVAELKANPKRSGTGIVIEAKMEKGKGPVATLLVKDGTVSVGQYIVAGTMKGRVRSLVNDRGERIESVGPGLPAEVLGLEAVPAAGDKFDIVKDEATANEVSTLRKEQAEKAATTPASKMSLEDIFAKVKSGDVKELAIVLKADVHGSLEAINGMLSKLSTPEVKAKVIHSAVGGINEGDVVLAHTAKGIVLGFNVRPDLGAQAKAKQMGVDIRTYSIVYELIDQMKAAMAGLLTPDVVEEVMGRVEVRNTFNVPKVGTIAGCFVIDGKIQRNNMIRLLRENKIVYEGKIASLKRFKDDAKEVAQGYECGIGIENYNDVKVGDMMEAYVKKEVARELDGSLQ; from the coding sequence GTGAGTAATCCAAAGGTTTTTGAATTTGCAAAAGAGATCGGGATGACCCCGCTAGCCCTCATGGATAAAATCCGCGAGTGGAATTTGCCTGTGAAAAGTCACATGGCAGAGCTGGATCCGACAGTTCTAGAGCAAATTAAAATTAAACTCTCAGGCGGCGATAAACCGGCTGAAGAGGCTAAACCGAAAAAAGCAGCAACTCGTAAAGCGGCACCAAAAAAAGCCGTAGCTGCTTCAGAAGGGGAAGCGCCGGCGGCAGCAGCGCCAGCAAAAACCCCTGTTATTCGTCGTAAAAAAGAAGACGAAGCTCCAAAAGCGAAAGTCGTCGCAAAAGCAGAAGAGGCTGAAACAGAAGAATCAGCAGCTCCCGCTAAGACAACTCGTGTGGTGGTGAAGAAGACAGCCGCGAAAGCAGAAGCTGAAGAAGCTCCTGTTGCAGAAGAAGCGGCTCCTGCGCCAGCACCGGTTGTTGAAAAACCGGCTCCAGCGGCAAAAGTCGTGGTAAAAGAGGAAGCTCCAACTCCTGAGGTGAAGGCGAAACCTGAACCTGTGGTGGCAAAAGAAACTCCGGCAGCTCCTCCAGCGCCAGAACCGGCGGCTCCAGCTCCAGCAGCCCGTAAAAAAGAGGTTGTTGTGGGCACTAGTGGCGTATCCAGTTCTTCGACTCCAGCGACGACTGTAAAAAGAAATATTATCGGTCGTATGGACCTTTCCCGCGTGCAACCGCAAACTCCGCAGCGCCAACAAGGTGACAGACCGCAAGGTGGTTACCAACCTCGTGGCGCCGGTGGTGGCGACCGTCCTCAAGGCGGTGGCGGATATCAACCTCGTCCGGGCGGTTTCAACCGTCCTTCAGGTGGTGCTCCAACACGCAATATCCGTACGGGTTTCGTGGCTGCGAATCAAACACCCGAGCCAATGCCGGATGTAAATGACTTTAAGAAAAATGATTTCGACCGCCGTAAAAAAGTCGGTCCGGGAACGGGTGCAGGATCTGCAACCACTCGTGAAAAAGAAAAAGAGAAGGAAGAAGAAGTAGCGGTATTCAACGCGGTTGAATTCCGTAAGCGTGAGATGGTCTTCCAGCCTAAGAAGAAAAAAGGCATGTTGGATCGTGAAGCGCAAAAAACTCAGATCACGACTCCTTCTGCTCACAAACGTGTAGTTAAAGTTAACAACACGATGAAGCTAAGCGACCTTGCCATGGAGATGGGCTTGAAAGCTCCTCAATTGGTGAAGGTTCTTATGCAAAACGGTGTGATGGCGAACATGAATACCGATCTGGATTTCGATACGATCGCTTTGATCGTTCCGGAGTTTGGGTGGGAAGCGCAAAACGTATTTAAAACAGCCGACGCAGTGGCAGAAGAAACAGCGTTTGGTGATTTGAGTGCGGAAGCCGTAATTCGTCCTCCAGTTGTGACAGTGATGGGTCACGTCGACCACGGTAAAACATCTTTGTTGGATGCCATTCGCAATGCGGATGTAGCCGCAGGTGAAGCCGGCGGTATCACTCAGCACATTGGTGCTTACAGTGTTAAAATCGACGACGGTTCTTTGATCACATTCCTAGATACTCCGGGCCACGAAGCCTTCACGGCCATGCGTGCGCGCGGTGCGAATGCGACAGACATCGCGATCATCGTGGTGGCGGCAGACGACGGTATGATGCCTCAAACTCAAGAGGCGATTAACCACGCCAAAGCGGCGGGTGTACCGATGATCGTAGCGGTGAACAAAATGGATAAGCCAGGTGCAAATCCAGACCGTATTAAACAGCAATTGACTGAGCTTGAAATCGTTCCAGAAGAATGGGGTGGAAACACGATCTTCTGTGAAGTTTCAGCTTTGAAGAAAACAGGTATCAAAGAACTTCTTGAGCAAGTGAAACTTCTTGCTGAGGTTGCAGAACTTAAAGCCAATCCAAAACGTTCAGGCACGGGTATCGTGATTGAAGCGAAAATGGAAAAAGGCAAAGGACCGGTTGCTACTCTTCTTGTTAAAGATGGAACTGTGTCTGTAGGTCAATACATCGTAGCGGGTACAATGAAAGGCCGTGTTCGTTCTTTGGTGAACGATCGTGGTGAAAGAATTGAATCCGTAGGACCTGGTTTGCCAGCAGAGGTTTTGGGTCTTGAAGCCGTTCCAGCTGCGGGCGACAAATTTGACATCGTCAAAGATGAAGCGACAGCGAACGAAGTTTCTACTCTAAGAAAAGAGCAGGCTGAAAAAGCCGCGACGACGCCAGCGTCGAAAATGTCTTTGGAAGATATCTTCGCGAAAGTGAAGTCCGGAGATGTGAAAGAGCTTGCGATCGTTCTGAAAGCAGACGTTCACGGTTCTTTGGAAGCTATCAACGGCATGTTGTCGAAATTGTCGACTCCAGAGGTGAAGGCGAAAGTCATCCACTCTGCAGTGGGTGGTATCAATGAAGGTGACGTTGTTCTAGCTCACACCGCTAAAGGTATCGTTCTTGGTTTCAACGTACGTCCTGACTTGGGCGCACAAGCCAAAGCGAAACAAATGGGTGTGGATATCAGAACTTACTCGATCGTGTATGAATTGATCGACCAAATGAAAGCAGCTATGGCGGGTCTATTGACTCCGGATGTAGTTGAAGAAGTTATGGGTCGCGTGGAAGTTCGTAATACCTTCAACGTACCTAAAGTGGGCACGATTGCAGGTTGCTTCGTGATCGACGGTAAGATCCAACGTAATAATATGATCCGTCTTCTTCGTGAAAATAAAATCGTTTACGAAGGTAAGATCGCTTCCCTTAAACGTTTCAAAGACGACGCCAAAGAAGTGGCTCAAGGCTACGAGTGCGGTATCGGCATTGAAAACTACAATGACGTTAAAGTCGGCGATATGATGGAAGCTTACGTGAAAAAAGAAGTTGCTCGTGAATTGGACGGGAGCTTGCAGTAA
- the nusA gene encoding transcription termination factor NusA: MAENMFSDLSKVIDQVGKDKGIDKQVVIDAITQGMLVAARKKYGTYREIEAAYNEETGEVELFEFKEVVPREKYIDEEVEIPYDEAQKLDPNVQLDDSIGIKLEASDLGRIAAQTAKQIIMQKVRDAERSIIFNEFEERKGEIASGIARRVEKGAIVVDLGRTEAYIPPREQIPGEQYKPGDRIQGYLSEVRQTTRGPQIIMSRADERYLMKLFEMEVPEIYDGVVEIMAAAREPGQRAKIAVRSKDNSVDPVGACVGMKGSRVQNIVQELRGEKIDIVPWDEDITRFACNALAPAEISRVFLDDANREMEIVVPDSQLSLAIGKRGQNVRLAAKLTGWKLDIISESSAASRTAESIFNLMLIPGMNETMAQNIFQSGFGSFQAVAAAGVDELMTIPGYDDPDKAEKLSKEAKALVAKYEAEGVPVPTAPTAAKDNKSNVSAKAQADALLKQELQKLDAQEADEE, translated from the coding sequence ATGGCTGAAAATATGTTTTCAGATCTTTCTAAAGTGATTGATCAGGTCGGAAAAGACAAAGGTATCGACAAACAAGTTGTTATCGATGCAATCACTCAAGGTATGTTGGTAGCTGCTCGTAAAAAATACGGTACTTACCGTGAAATTGAAGCCGCTTATAATGAAGAAACTGGCGAAGTTGAACTTTTTGAGTTCAAAGAAGTCGTCCCTCGTGAAAAATACATCGATGAGGAAGTTGAAATTCCTTACGATGAAGCGCAAAAATTGGATCCAAATGTGCAACTGGATGACTCTATCGGTATCAAGCTAGAGGCTTCGGATTTGGGTCGTATCGCAGCTCAAACTGCGAAACAAATCATCATGCAGAAAGTGCGTGATGCAGAACGCTCTATCATCTTCAATGAGTTCGAAGAGCGTAAAGGTGAGATCGCATCTGGTATTGCTCGTCGCGTGGAAAAAGGCGCTATCGTTGTCGACTTGGGTCGCACGGAAGCTTACATCCCGCCTCGTGAACAAATCCCAGGTGAACAATACAAGCCAGGCGATCGCATCCAAGGTTATTTGTCTGAAGTTCGTCAAACAACGCGTGGTCCGCAAATCATCATGTCTCGCGCGGACGAGCGTTATTTGATGAAACTTTTTGAAATGGAAGTTCCAGAGATCTACGACGGTGTTGTTGAGATCATGGCGGCGGCTCGTGAGCCCGGCCAACGCGCAAAAATCGCGGTTCGTTCTAAAGACAATTCTGTAGATCCAGTGGGCGCTTGCGTAGGTATGAAGGGTTCTCGTGTACAAAACATCGTACAAGAACTTCGTGGCGAGAAGATTGATATCGTTCCTTGGGACGAAGATATCACTCGTTTTGCGTGCAACGCTTTGGCTCCGGCGGAAATCTCTCGCGTGTTCCTAGACGACGCGAACAGAGAGATGGAAATCGTAGTTCCAGATTCTCAATTGTCTTTGGCTATCGGTAAACGTGGTCAAAACGTGCGCTTGGCAGCGAAATTGACAGGTTGGAAATTGGATATCATTTCTGAATCTTCAGCTGCTTCTCGTACTGCGGAATCCATCTTCAACTTGATGTTGATCCCAGGTATGAACGAGACAATGGCACAAAACATCTTCCAATCCGGCTTCGGTTCATTCCAGGCTGTGGCAGCGGCGGGTGTAGACGAATTGATGACAATTCCTGGTTACGACGATCCAGATAAAGCTGAAAAATTGTCGAAAGAAGCGAAAGCTTTGGTTGCGAAATATGAAGCTGAAGGTGTTCCAGTTCCAACAGCTCCAACAGCAGCTAAAGACAACAAATCGAATGTTTCAGCGAAAGCTCAAGCAGATGCACTTCTTAAACAAGAATTGCAAAAACTTGATGCGCAAGAAGCGGACGAGGAATAA
- the rimP gene encoding ribosome maturation factor RimP, protein MSKTPSWMDKVEKIANEVADREGCLLYDIEFVGVGKGRTLRVFIDKEDGNVSLDDCSNVSKGLNAILDTDEDIIPGEAYNLEVSTPGLDRHLNKPWHFQKVVGKKVYIKTSKALESVGVTDKKWKATKTVEQVLESADNEGVRFVVDNVEIKIPYALIDKAKLVFEFTKGQKK, encoded by the coding sequence ATGTCGAAAACCCCATCTTGGATGGATAAAGTAGAAAAGATTGCCAACGAAGTGGCGGACCGCGAAGGTTGCCTTCTTTATGACATCGAATTCGTTGGTGTGGGTAAGGGCAGAACATTGCGCGTTTTCATCGACAAAGAAGATGGAAACGTTTCGCTGGATGATTGCTCCAATGTCTCCAAAGGTCTGAACGCCATTTTAGATACTGATGAAGATATTATTCCTGGTGAAGCCTATAACTTGGAAGTTTCCACTCCAGGTTTGGATCGCCATTTGAACAAGCCTTGGCATTTCCAAAAAGTCGTGGGCAAGAAAGTGTACATCAAAACTTCCAAAGCTTTGGAAAGTGTTGGGGTCACGGATAAGAAATGGAAAGCGACTAAAACTGTCGAACAGGTTTTAGAGTCAGCAGATAATGAGGGTGTTCGATTTGTCGTAGATAACGTCGAGATCAAAATCCCGTACGCGCTCATCGACAAAGCTAAATTGGTGTTTGAATTTACTAAAGGTCAAAAAAAGTAA
- a CDS encoding GNAT family N-acetyltransferase, which produces MDIRILQGSDKPAMRALVEAVHSDQGLLPQFYWPADLLGAELATAEAFGVFEGEDLAGFVLYRDLPDAWEISLVASHPRFRRRGYMERLFAYMVAAKGQDKQLWLEVHEENVSAQKLYEKLGFKEVRRRPRYYGDGATAILYSLA; this is translated from the coding sequence ATGGATATTCGAATTCTTCAGGGCTCAGATAAACCGGCAATGCGAGCTTTGGTGGAGGCCGTTCACTCCGATCAAGGGTTGCTTCCGCAGTTTTACTGGCCGGCGGATCTTTTAGGTGCGGAGCTTGCGACAGCTGAGGCCTTCGGAGTTTTTGAAGGCGAGGATTTAGCGGGTTTTGTTCTTTATCGTGATTTGCCGGATGCTTGGGAGATCTCTCTGGTGGCGAGTCATCCTCGATTTCGGCGCCGAGGGTATATGGAGAGACTGTTTGCCTATATGGTTGCTGCGAAGGGTCAGGACAAACAGCTCTGGCTTGAGGTGCATGAAGAAAACGTCTCAGCACAAAAACTCTATGAAAAACTGGGGTTTAAAGAGGTTCGTCGGCGTCCCCGCTATTATGGTGACGGGGCGACGGCTATTTTGTACTCATTAGCGTAG